The nucleotide window TGATAGCTCATTTTTTCTGGTGATTGGGCAAAAACGTTGAGAGTGAGAAATAATGCTGTAATGATGACAAATAGATTTTTCATCCGATAAATTTTAATTGTGTTTTAATAAATATGAGGAAACCCGAGCAAAAATTAGGGTAATTTGGTTTAAAAATCAATTGGTAAAAAACTGATTATTTTTTATACCGATTTCCTGTAATTAGTGTTTTATAACTTTAAATGATTTGATTTCCTGATTGGCATCAAAAACTTTAATGAAATAAGTTGATGCAAGCAGTTTGTCCATTGAAATCAATGAGTTAACCTCATTAATCGAGTTTTGAAAGAGTAGTTTCCCATTCATGTCAAAAACCTGATAGTGGAGTTTATCAATTGAATAATCCTGAATGTGTAAGGTTAGTACATTCAGTGTTGGATTTGGAAATACAGACATATTCAATTCAATTCCATCAGCTTCTTTAATTCCAATATGGTTTGAAATCTCATAAGCTTGCTGAACGCCTTCAGC belongs to Bacteroidota bacterium and includes:
- a CDS encoding T9SS type A sorting domain-containing protein encodes the protein MESIASIGFYSNFIASTLNNFYFKKATFTAYILFFIGLCTTIAQESVTNGGEATGTGGTVSYSVGQVNYITSNGNGYSLAEGVQQAYEISNHIGIKEADGIELNMSVFPNPTLNVLTLHIQDYSIDKLHYQVFDMNGKLLFQNSINEVNSLISMDKLLASTYFIKVFDANQEIKSFKVIKH